In Piliocolobus tephrosceles isolate RC106 chromosome 12, ASM277652v3, whole genome shotgun sequence, one DNA window encodes the following:
- the LOC111536119 gene encoding uncharacterized protein LOC111536119 isoform X1 produces the protein MDREPGKVRERCSKRRSVGETCPVHSGVDPQEDQDRSTDCGVRSPCASSLPARRMLAPPPTVPAAGQALPASTRLFILGQLRTGHLSCGAQGLPSRKRIGELAPRREGWAGNWTLLAAQRSENLWKSDLALGFLSQGHESPSGTENRWHSANTSRRQRMRPSSWGGHKVELQRNPAPRAWPPDAPEVAALPRASGESFIAAAPRPFRASIPSSVYSSPIHIIWKHDQQLISS, from the exons GTGGGAGAGACCTGCCCGGTACACAGCGGCGTGGACCCCCAGGAAGACCAGGACCGGAGCACTGATTGCGGCGTTCGTTCTCCGTGCGCCTCCAGCCTCCCCGCGCGTCGCATGCTGGCACCCCCGCCCACCGTGCCAGCTGCAGGCCAG GCCCTCCCTGCTTCTACTAGACTCTTCATCCTCGGTCAGCTCCGCACTGGCCACCTTAGCTGCGGAGCCCAGGGACTCCCGAGCCGCAAACGCATTGGGGAACTTGCTCCTCGAAGGGAAGGCTGGGCCGGAAATTGGACCCTGCTCGCAGCCCAGAGGAGCGAAAACTTGTGGAAATCGGACCTTGCCCTCGGATTCCTGAGTCAAGGACACGAGTCCCCAAGCGGCACGGAAAACAGGTGGCATTCAGCAAATACGTCACGGCGACAACGGATGCGGCCCTCCTCCTGGGGCGGCCACAAGGTGGAGCTACAGCGCAACCCTGCACCGCGCGCCTGGCCTCCGGACGCCCCCGAGGTGGCTGCTCTCCCGCGGGCCTCCGGCGAGTCCTTCATTGCTGCAG CACCTAGACCTTTCAGGGCATCGATTCCATCATCAGTGTATTCATCACCAATTCACATCATTTGGAAACATGATCAGCAGTTGATTAGCAGCTGA